One Brevibacillus choshinensis genomic window carries:
- a CDS encoding MFS transporter codes for MKEVFANIDFRKLFFSNLFSGFGQGMTMIGIAWYLVEKTGSAQLLGSTMFTSAVLMFFIGPYIGTLIDRFSRKKMLLVENLIGASVLGVLAVWGFFGSYMEWMLIAIYLVTTFMYQIHYPAQSALVQEGFEPRHYNSINSLLEIEGQTASVLAGGVAGFLLNSYGLHIVILFNALTYLFAFGLLSTMRYTFTLEGEAKANQRVNWLGQLGQSWRYIQEKRGFLIFGMSAMMPFIAIMASNLLKPVYVSQTLKADVSIFSLGEMAYAIGAVAAGVLVSIMVAKMGQFSAIVGNTLLFAIVIVAMVSLPHGWALVASYMVYGWCNASVRLIRQSLYMTIVPKHFMGRVMSFFNSIGMMMRLVLIGFFTMMIDYTGASAGYLVLAGLLLLAAVGIAVTMRSMLAEATNRAAVATEDR; via the coding sequence ATGAAAGAGGTTTTTGCGAACATCGATTTCCGCAAATTGTTTTTCTCCAATTTATTTTCCGGATTTGGTCAAGGGATGACGATGATCGGGATTGCTTGGTATCTGGTTGAGAAGACGGGTTCAGCGCAGCTTTTGGGATCGACGATGTTTACTTCCGCTGTCCTGATGTTTTTTATCGGTCCTTACATTGGCACGTTGATCGATCGCTTTTCCCGCAAAAAAATGCTGTTGGTGGAAAATTTGATTGGCGCAAGCGTGCTTGGCGTTCTGGCCGTATGGGGATTTTTCGGCTCGTACATGGAGTGGATGCTGATCGCCATTTACCTGGTGACGACGTTCATGTATCAGATTCACTACCCGGCTCAGTCTGCTTTGGTGCAAGAAGGCTTCGAACCGAGGCATTACAATAGCATCAACAGTCTGCTTGAGATCGAGGGGCAGACCGCTTCCGTTCTCGCTGGCGGTGTAGCCGGATTTTTGTTGAACTCGTACGGCTTGCACATCGTTATCCTGTTCAATGCTCTGACGTATCTGTTTGCATTCGGATTGCTGTCCACCATGAGGTACACCTTTACGCTGGAAGGGGAAGCCAAAGCGAATCAGAGGGTCAACTGGCTGGGACAGCTGGGGCAAAGCTGGCGCTACATACAGGAAAAGAGGGGCTTTCTGATCTTTGGGATGTCTGCCATGATGCCGTTCATCGCGATCATGGCGAGCAATCTGCTGAAGCCGGTTTATGTGAGCCAGACGCTGAAGGCAGATGTATCGATCTTTTCGCTCGGAGAAATGGCCTACGCGATCGGAGCGGTGGCTGCAGGCGTTCTCGTCTCCATCATGGTTGCAAAAATGGGGCAATTCTCGGCGATTGTGGGCAACACGCTGCTGTTTGCCATTGTGATTGTCGCAATGGTTTCTTTACCGCACGGCTGGGCGTTGGTCGCATCCTACATGGTCTACGGCTGGTGCAATGCCTCTGTCCGGCTGATACGGCAATCCCTCTATATGACGATCGTGCCCAAACACTTTATGGGAAGGGTCATGAGCTTTTTCAATTCGATCGGCATGATGATGCGGCTTGTTTTGATCGGCTTCTTTACCATGATGATCGATTATACAGGGGCCAGCGCAGGGTATTTGGTTTTGGCGGGACTCCTGCTGCTTGCGGCTGTGGGAATCGCCGTCACGATGCGCTCCATGCTGGCGGAGGCTACGAACCGCGCCGCAGTTGCAACAGAAGATCGTTGA
- the speB gene encoding agmatinase: MRFDEAYSGNVFIRSHGNYEESQAVIYGMPMDWTVSFRPGSRFGPARIREVSIGLEEYSPYLDRLLEEIKYFDAGDIPLPFGNVEGSLDMIRNFVAKVLEDGKFPLGLGGEHLVSWPVFQAVYEKYKDMVVFHFDAHTDLRDNYEGYQYSHSTPIKKVCNLIGGKNVYSFGIRSGMREEFEWAKENMHLYKYDVLEPVKKVLPTIGNRPIYLSIDIDVLDPAHAPGTGTTEAGGITSRELLDTIHFMANNGANVIGCDLVEVAPVYDHSEMTQIVASKIVRELLLSFVK; encoded by the coding sequence ATGCGTTTTGACGAAGCATACTCCGGCAATGTCTTCATTCGCAGCCACGGGAATTACGAAGAGAGCCAGGCAGTCATCTACGGCATGCCGATGGACTGGACGGTAAGCTTCCGTCCGGGCTCCCGTTTTGGTCCTGCCCGGATCCGTGAAGTATCCATCGGCCTGGAAGAGTACAGCCCGTACCTCGACCGACTGCTGGAAGAAATCAAGTACTTTGATGCAGGCGACATTCCTCTTCCTTTCGGGAATGTGGAAGGCAGCCTGGACATGATCCGCAATTTCGTAGCGAAAGTGCTGGAAGACGGCAAGTTCCCGCTCGGACTGGGCGGAGAGCACTTGGTTTCCTGGCCTGTTTTCCAAGCGGTTTATGAAAAATACAAGGATATGGTGGTTTTCCACTTTGACGCGCATACCGATCTGCGCGACAACTACGAGGGCTACCAGTATTCCCATTCCACCCCGATCAAAAAGGTGTGCAACCTGATCGGCGGCAAGAACGTGTACTCGTTCGGAATTCGCAGCGGAATGCGCGAAGAGTTCGAGTGGGCGAAAGAAAACATGCACCTGTACAAATACGACGTGCTGGAACCAGTGAAAAAGGTGCTGCCAACCATCGGCAACCGCCCGATTTACTTGTCGATCGACATCGATGTGCTCGATCCAGCCCACGCGCCGGGTACCGGTACGACTGAAGCAGGCGGCATCACGTCTCGTGAACTGTTGGACACCATTCATTTCATGGCAAACAACGGGGCGAACGTCATCGGTTGCGATCTGGTAGAGGTAGCACCTGTATACGATCACAGCGAAATGACGCAAATCGTTGCATCCAAAATCGTGCGCGAGCTTCTGCTCAGCTTTGTAAAATAA
- a CDS encoding sigma-54 interaction domain-containing protein has protein sequence MPMSDTVEMLQAILGAIDEGIHVVDANGITIFYNHVASKLDGLTSEEVLGKPLLEVFPSLDRESSTLLRVIESGESIYNQPQVYKNWKGVRVETINTTLPVRVGKRLVGAVEVAKDIGKLKELSERLVDLQAQISKPKRTKRSVDGLSFHFDDILTSNEEMNQVKERARRAARTSSPVLIYGETGTGKELFVQSIHQASARSGKPFIAQNCAALPSSLLESLLFGTTKGSFTGADDRPGLFELADGGTLFLDELNSMPLDLQAKLLRVLQDGQIRRIGGSRQIKVDVRVIAAVNEPPKSLVSQGQMRTDLYYRINVVSFELPPLRRRREDIDLLVGHFLEKFNQQFGMNVKGISPEVKAMFASYAWPGNVRELEHVVEAAMNMVDSDTIEVEHLPPHSLERPVGHASVESWMPKPGEGRSLPELMREMEERVIQDAMKSTDGNVLRAAKLLGIPRQTLQYKLNQRANPLN, from the coding sequence ATGCCAATGTCTGATACAGTGGAGATGCTGCAAGCGATACTCGGGGCCATTGACGAAGGGATTCACGTCGTGGACGCAAACGGGATTACGATTTTTTACAATCATGTCGCCTCGAAGCTGGATGGTCTCACCTCGGAGGAAGTGCTGGGAAAACCGCTGCTCGAGGTGTTTCCGTCCCTCGATCGCGAGTCCAGTACACTGCTGCGGGTTATCGAAAGCGGAGAGTCGATCTACAATCAGCCTCAGGTCTATAAAAACTGGAAGGGCGTGCGAGTAGAGACCATCAATACGACGCTGCCGGTACGGGTGGGAAAGAGACTGGTAGGGGCCGTCGAGGTAGCCAAGGACATCGGAAAGCTGAAGGAGCTGTCGGAGCGTCTGGTGGATTTGCAGGCGCAAATCAGCAAGCCCAAGCGGACAAAGCGTTCCGTTGACGGACTCTCCTTCCATTTCGATGATATCTTGACCAGCAACGAAGAGATGAACCAAGTAAAAGAGCGTGCTCGCCGGGCCGCCCGCACCTCGTCGCCTGTGCTGATTTACGGGGAGACGGGTACGGGAAAAGAGCTGTTCGTCCAGTCCATTCACCAGGCATCCGCACGCAGTGGCAAGCCTTTTATCGCTCAAAACTGTGCGGCGCTCCCTTCTTCTCTGCTGGAAAGCTTGCTATTCGGTACGACAAAAGGGAGCTTTACGGGAGCGGATGACAGGCCGGGACTATTCGAGCTGGCAGACGGTGGAACGCTGTTTTTGGATGAGCTGAACAGCATGCCGCTTGATTTGCAGGCAAAGCTGCTGCGCGTCTTGCAGGACGGCCAAATACGCCGAATAGGGGGCAGCCGGCAAATCAAGGTCGATGTGCGCGTGATCGCGGCAGTCAATGAACCGCCGAAATCACTCGTCTCTCAAGGCCAGATGCGTACCGATTTGTATTACCGGATCAATGTCGTGTCCTTTGAATTGCCTCCATTGCGCCGCCGCAGGGAGGATATCGACCTTTTGGTGGGGCATTTTCTCGAAAAGTTTAACCAGCAGTTTGGCATGAATGTAAAAGGGATCAGCCCGGAAGTGAAGGCAATGTTTGCTTCCTATGCGTGGCCGGGAAATGTGCGAGAACTGGAGCATGTGGTAGAGGCCGCGATGAATATGGTCGATTCCGATACCATTGAAGTGGAGCATTTGCCCCCGCACTCCCTCGAGCGGCCTGTCGGGCACGCGTCTGTGGAATCGTGGATGCCAAAGCCCGGGGAAGGACGCTCATTGCCTGAGCTGATGCGGGAAATGGAGGAGCGAGTCATTCAAGACGCGATGAAATCGACGGATGGAAATGTGCTTCGGGCAGCAAAGCTCCTGGGCATTCCGCGTCAAACGCTGCAATACAAGCTGAATCAGCGGGCCAATCCCTTAAATTGA
- the speE gene encoding polyamine aminopropyltransferase encodes MELWYTEKQTENHGITTKITDTLYSEKTEFQQIDVITTKQFGRMLVLDGMVMTTDVDEFVYHEMITHVALNTHPNPKKVLVVGGGDGGAIREIVKHPSVEKAVLAEIDGGVIESCKKYFPEIASALTGNSRVDVQVIDGIKHIHDHKGEYDVIMVDSTEPVGPAVGLFEKGFYQGIYDALKPDGIMVAQTESPWFNRELIKRVFKDLKSIFPVTRLYTCSIPTYPSGLWSFTIASKQHDPLEVDPTKIKNLDTKYYNADLHHAVFKLPNFVAELTRD; translated from the coding sequence ATGGAATTGTGGTACACCGAGAAACAAACGGAAAATCACGGGATTACAACGAAAATTACCGACACCCTATACAGTGAAAAAACCGAGTTTCAACAAATCGACGTGATTACTACCAAGCAATTTGGACGCATGTTAGTGCTCGACGGCATGGTTATGACCACTGATGTCGATGAGTTTGTTTACCATGAGATGATTACTCACGTAGCTCTGAATACTCACCCGAACCCGAAAAAGGTCCTGGTAGTAGGCGGCGGCGACGGCGGAGCAATCCGTGAAATCGTGAAGCATCCATCCGTGGAAAAAGCGGTTTTGGCTGAAATCGACGGTGGCGTAATTGAGTCCTGCAAAAAATACTTCCCAGAGATCGCAAGCGCGCTGACTGGCAATTCCCGCGTTGACGTGCAAGTGATCGATGGCATCAAACACATTCATGACCACAAAGGCGAATACGATGTGATCATGGTTGACTCCACGGAACCAGTAGGACCGGCAGTGGGCCTGTTCGAAAAAGGCTTCTACCAAGGTATCTATGATGCGCTGAAACCAGACGGCATCATGGTTGCGCAAACAGAGTCTCCATGGTTCAACCGCGAGCTGATCAAGCGCGTATTCAAAGATCTGAAATCGATCTTCCCGGTAACCCGTCTCTATACTTGCAGCATCCCGACCTATCCATCCGGTCTGTGGAGCTTCACCATTGCTTCCAAACAGCACGATCCATTGGAAGTAGATCCGACCAAAATCAAAAATCTCGATACAAAATACTACAATGCGGACCTGCACCACGCTGTCTTCAAACTGCCTAACTTCGTGGCTGAGCTGACCCGCGACTAA
- the ablA gene encoding lysine 2,3-aminomutase gives MTVATQRDWRQIELWKEVTDEQWNDWMWQLTHTIKTVDDLKQVINLTPEEEEGVRISTQTIPLNITPYYASLMDVDDPTDPVRMQSVPLSSEMIRTKYDMEDPLHEDTDSPVPGLTHRYPDRVLFLVTNQCSMYCRYCTRRRFSGQIGMGVPKKQLDACIDYIRRTPEVRDVLLSGGDGLLINDRVLEYILSSLREIEHVEIIRIGTRAPVVFPQRITENLCNILKKYHPVWLNTHFNHPKEITPEAKKACEMLANAGVPLGNQAVILAGINDCANTMKKLVQDLVKIRVRPYYIYQCDLSEGIGHFRAPVSKGIEIIEHLRGHTSGYAVPTFVVDAPHGGGKIPVSPNYIISQASDKVVLRNFEGVITSYPEPKNYHEHDEENCEYCKAAKGKAVGIAALMQDEADNLEPTDLPRNKRIKATKVKSLADVRSEQKAKKEHGDSSAKEASGK, from the coding sequence ATGACGGTAGCAACGCAGCGCGACTGGCGCCAAATAGAGCTTTGGAAAGAAGTTACGGACGAACAATGGAATGACTGGATGTGGCAGCTGACCCACACCATTAAAACCGTAGATGATCTCAAACAGGTGATCAATTTGACGCCTGAGGAAGAAGAAGGCGTGCGCATTTCCACGCAGACGATCCCATTGAATATTACCCCTTATTACGCCAGCCTGATGGATGTAGATGATCCGACAGATCCGGTGCGCATGCAGTCTGTACCTCTTTCTTCCGAGATGATTCGCACCAAGTACGACATGGAAGACCCGCTCCATGAAGATACGGATTCTCCTGTACCGGGGCTGACTCACCGTTATCCGGACCGCGTCCTGTTCCTGGTGACCAATCAGTGCTCGATGTACTGCCGCTATTGCACACGCCGCCGTTTCTCCGGTCAGATCGGCATGGGCGTACCGAAAAAGCAGCTGGATGCTTGTATCGACTACATCCGCCGCACGCCTGAAGTTCGCGACGTACTCTTGTCCGGCGGAGACGGTCTCTTGATCAACGACCGCGTGCTGGAGTACATCTTGAGCAGCCTGCGCGAAATCGAGCACGTGGAAATCATCCGCATCGGTACGCGAGCGCCTGTTGTATTCCCGCAGCGCATTACCGAGAATCTGTGCAACATCTTGAAAAAATACCATCCAGTATGGCTCAACACCCACTTCAACCATCCGAAAGAAATTACACCGGAAGCGAAAAAAGCCTGTGAAATGCTCGCAAACGCCGGGGTGCCGCTGGGCAACCAAGCCGTTATCCTGGCTGGCATCAACGATTGCGCCAACACCATGAAAAAACTGGTGCAGGACCTGGTCAAAATCCGCGTCCGCCCATACTATATCTACCAATGCGACCTTTCCGAAGGGATCGGACACTTCCGCGCTCCTGTCAGCAAAGGGATCGAGATCATCGAGCACCTGCGCGGCCATACCTCCGGCTATGCGGTACCGACCTTTGTGGTGGATGCTCCGCACGGCGGCGGTAAGATTCCGGTGAGCCCGAACTACATCATCTCGCAGGCATCTGACAAAGTGGTGCTGCGCAACTTCGAGGGTGTCATCACCTCTTATCCGGAACCGAAGAATTACCACGAGCACGATGAAGAAAACTGCGAGTACTGCAAGGCAGCCAAAGGCAAAGCAGTGGGGATCGCTGCGCTCATGCAGGATGAGGCAGACAACCTCGAGCCTACAGACCTGCCGCGCAACAAGCGCATCAAGGCGACCAAGGTCAAGTCGCTGGCAGACGTGCGCAGTGAGCAAAAAGCGAAAAAAGAACATGGGGATTCCTCGGCAAAAGAAGCATCTGGCAAGTAA
- a CDS encoding YwhD family protein, protein MDIFDNKKGGFTIMSGKTDVHGGFGQGVLDLNAVSSVIIDGDEAYIDMGALHAKSAVEKGIKWTTNKEEVPNGKPYWLVWVTVDRNEAGPYYAGATACYMEVDREARRGYKILADHVNRMDYSMKRRIMLSDLGDKEKAALKKLLIENSEEMFDNSKEELKEALS, encoded by the coding sequence GTGGATATTTTTGATAATAAAAAAGGCGGCTTTACCATCATGAGCGGCAAGACCGATGTACACGGCGGTTTTGGTCAAGGGGTACTGGACCTGAATGCTGTCTCCTCTGTCATTATCGATGGAGATGAAGCTTACATCGATATGGGAGCATTGCATGCCAAAAGTGCTGTAGAAAAAGGAATTAAATGGACCACGAACAAAGAAGAAGTACCAAACGGAAAGCCTTACTGGCTGGTATGGGTTACGGTAGACCGAAACGAAGCGGGACCTTACTATGCGGGAGCGACTGCATGCTATATGGAGGTCGATCGGGAAGCGCGCCGCGGCTATAAAATCCTGGCAGACCATGTAAACCGCATGGATTATTCCATGAAGCGCCGCATCATGCTGTCCGATTTGGGAGATAAAGAAAAAGCCGCTTTGAAAAAGCTATTGATTGAGAATAGCGAGGAAATGTTTGACAATTCCAAAGAGGAATTGAAGGAAGCTTTGTCTTGA
- a CDS encoding transglycosylase domain-containing protein: MEVIREAPLIRYFRWAKKFVKFVILSLLCVSFAALLLILYLRSQPMPETFVKQTTTIYAATGDVLDTMHRGENRIVVPIGDISPALVDATIAIEDRTFREHYGFDWRRLAKAAYVDVIHMDMRQGASTITQQLARNLYLSLDKTWERKIKEALLAIQLELNYSKDEILEMYMNQIYYGHSAYGAQAAAQTYFGKDAKNLTIAESAMLAGIPKGPSYYSPFVDFEKAKSRQKLILDAMERDGMITQKQAEQALAETIKLKDRSTESVAEQAPYFRDYIANLVKNKYGIDEEMFIHGGLKIHTTLDPVMQKKAEDIVASVLPKDNPSLQVALVAMDPSTGYIKAMVGGRDYKQSQYNRALGKRQPGSSFKPIMYLAALQNGYTPLTMMKSEPTVFTYDNNKQYIPNNFGGRYANAMINMREAIKTSDNIYAVKTIDFLGPQKVVDEAVKLGITSPLQAVPSLALGTSPVSPLELNTAYSAIANKGEAVKAIAITSIEDNQGNILVEEKTEKTPAADPVASSLLTNLMQSVFERGGTGYRVVNELNRPVAGKTGSTDYDAWLSGFTPQLVSTVWIGYDKNQKVDDVKEGYLSKKIWAQFMESALKDQPPALFDMPAGVVSVYIDPHSGKLATEHCPSPQLFYFKSGTEPQDYCTDHLPANVAPTPLKPPDTSSFWQRMGSWWKPNE; the protein is encoded by the coding sequence ATGGAAGTAATTCGGGAAGCCCCCCTGATCCGATATTTTCGGTGGGCCAAGAAATTCGTAAAATTTGTCATTCTCAGCCTATTATGCGTATCGTTTGCTGCCCTGCTCTTGATCTTGTATTTGCGCTCGCAGCCGATGCCAGAGACCTTCGTCAAACAAACCACGACGATTTACGCTGCGACAGGCGATGTATTGGATACGATGCATCGCGGTGAAAACAGGATCGTCGTGCCGATCGGCGATATTTCTCCTGCTCTCGTCGATGCGACCATTGCCATTGAGGACCGGACGTTTCGAGAGCATTACGGCTTTGACTGGAGGCGCTTGGCGAAAGCCGCTTATGTGGATGTCATCCATATGGACATGCGTCAAGGCGCCAGTACAATCACCCAGCAGCTGGCGCGCAACCTATACTTGAGCCTGGACAAAACGTGGGAACGGAAAATCAAAGAAGCCCTGCTCGCGATCCAATTGGAGCTGAACTATAGCAAGGACGAGATTCTGGAGATGTACATGAACCAGATCTACTACGGGCATTCCGCCTATGGGGCACAAGCTGCCGCCCAAACGTATTTCGGAAAAGATGCCAAAAATTTGACCATCGCCGAAAGCGCCATGCTGGCCGGCATTCCGAAGGGACCTTCGTACTACTCCCCTTTTGTTGATTTTGAGAAAGCCAAATCACGTCAAAAGCTGATTCTGGATGCCATGGAGCGCGACGGAATGATCACCCAAAAGCAAGCTGAGCAAGCTTTGGCTGAAACCATCAAGCTAAAGGATCGATCCACGGAGAGCGTGGCGGAGCAAGCTCCTTACTTCCGGGACTATATCGCGAATTTGGTGAAAAACAAGTATGGCATTGACGAGGAGATGTTTATTCACGGGGGCTTGAAGATCCATACGACATTGGACCCGGTCATGCAAAAAAAGGCGGAGGATATCGTCGCATCCGTATTGCCAAAGGATAATCCAAGCCTTCAGGTAGCATTGGTAGCGATGGACCCCTCCACCGGATACATCAAAGCAATGGTCGGAGGCCGTGATTACAAGCAAAGCCAATACAACCGGGCCCTAGGAAAACGGCAACCTGGCTCGTCATTTAAGCCCATCATGTACCTGGCGGCGCTGCAAAACGGATATACCCCGCTGACCATGATGAAAAGCGAGCCGACGGTCTTTACCTACGACAATAACAAGCAATACATTCCAAACAACTTTGGAGGAAGATATGCCAACGCGATGATCAACATGCGGGAGGCAATCAAGACCTCGGATAATATTTACGCAGTAAAAACCATCGACTTTTTAGGTCCGCAAAAGGTCGTGGACGAAGCGGTCAAGCTGGGTATTACCAGTCCCTTGCAGGCAGTGCCTTCCCTGGCTCTGGGCACCTCGCCCGTCTCTCCGCTGGAGCTCAATACGGCTTATTCGGCTATCGCCAACAAGGGGGAAGCTGTCAAAGCGATAGCAATCACCTCCATCGAAGACAATCAGGGAAACATTTTGGTCGAAGAAAAAACGGAAAAAACACCTGCTGCAGACCCGGTAGCCTCCTCCTTGCTGACGAATTTGATGCAAAGTGTGTTTGAACGCGGCGGCACCGGCTACCGTGTGGTCAATGAACTGAATCGGCCCGTTGCCGGGAAGACCGGATCCACTGACTATGATGCCTGGTTGAGCGGATTTACGCCGCAGCTCGTGTCCACCGTATGGATCGGATACGATAAAAACCAAAAAGTGGATGACGTAAAAGAAGGGTATTTATCCAAAAAAATATGGGCGCAGTTTATGGAGAGTGCCTTGAAGGACCAGCCTCCTGCTTTGTTTGATATGCCTGCAGGGGTGGTATCCGTCTACATCGATCCTCATTCAGGAAAACTGGCCACTGAGCACTGCCCTTCCCCTCAGTTATTTTACTTTAAGAGTGGGACGGAGCCACAGGATTATTGCACGGACCATTTACCTGCCAATGTCGCACCGACTCCGTTAAAACCACCCGATACCTCCTCGTTCTGGCAGCGAATGGGCAGTTGGTGGAAACCAAATGAATAG
- a CDS encoding DUF1934 domain-containing protein produces MQDVQIELTAKHRVDGEWEESTHAYQGKCVQKVGAWYLTYKEQVEGAGEVSTTLKLTDQSITLVRQGGVSTRQQFEKGASTHSSYQSPYGPFAMETHTNKLRIRYEEQMPARVELAYQLWMNEQYAGEHELTIQIR; encoded by the coding sequence ATGCAAGATGTGCAAATTGAATTGACAGCCAAGCATCGGGTTGATGGAGAATGGGAAGAATCGACCCATGCCTATCAAGGAAAATGCGTGCAAAAGGTTGGAGCCTGGTATTTGACTTACAAGGAACAGGTGGAAGGTGCGGGTGAAGTCAGCACGACCCTCAAGCTGACGGACCAGTCGATCACCCTCGTGCGCCAAGGCGGGGTATCGACACGCCAGCAATTTGAAAAGGGAGCAAGCACCCATTCCAGCTATCAGAGCCCTTATGGCCCTTTTGCTATGGAGACCCATACGAATAAGCTGCGGATTCGCTATGAAGAGCAGATGCCTGCCCGTGTGGAGCTCGCTTATCAGCTTTGGATGAACGAGCAGTATGCAGGAGAACATGAACTGACTATCCAGATCCGGTAG